A genomic stretch from Chryseobacterium sp. SNU WT5 includes:
- a CDS encoding GlcG/HbpS family heme-binding protein, whose translation MNITLSQAEKLISAAKEKAKSIDCKMNIAIVDGGANLVAFARMDGAWLGSLDISIKKAKTARFFDMNSGEIGNLSQPGGSLYNIEHSNGGLITFPGGVLVKNAEGEIIGAIGVSGSSVENDHAVAEAGAIAL comes from the coding sequence ATGAATATTACATTATCACAAGCTGAAAAATTAATTTCAGCAGCTAAAGAGAAAGCAAAGTCAATCGACTGTAAAATGAACATCGCAATCGTTGATGGAGGGGCTAATTTAGTGGCCTTCGCAAGGATGGATGGCGCCTGGCTAGGATCTTTAGATATTTCTATTAAAAAAGCCAAAACAGCTAGGTTCTTCGATATGAATTCTGGAGAGATCGGAAATCTTTCTCAACCTGGTGGATCTCTCTATAATATAGAACACTCTAATGGTGGACTGATTACTTTCCCAGGAGGTGTTTTGGTGAAAAATGCAGAAGGTGAAATAATTGGTGCTATTGGAGTAAGTGGAAGCTCAGTTGAAAATGATCATGCTGTTGCAGAAGCGGGTGCCATCGCTCTCTAA